A genome region from Armatimonadota bacterium includes the following:
- a CDS encoding Ldh family oxidoreductase, with product MTRRYAAWDLREFVASALGSAGARPDDAGLVAEGLVAADLRGVHTHGVLRAGIYVTRLRAGSINPNASLAVVRNTGPVVVVDAGAGFGIAMAARAMDLAADRAAAGGAGFVGVRNSNHCGMLAWLAMRAVARGMVGMVISNADSQVAPWGTRAKYLGTNPLAIAVPAAEEPPLVLDMATSVVPHARIQAAQSRGERIEPGWALDSEGRSTTDPATALRGALLPFGGPKGSGISLMIDVLAGLLTGALSGPAIAPLYEQLDRPQGAGHLMLALLVEAFGSRAEFARRVDQLIREIRSLPPAEGYDRVYLPGEIEHERTLEYMRDGIPLPDHVIEATGRLAAEVGVDAPRPL from the coding sequence ATGACCAGACGCTACGCAGCATGGGACCTCCGTGAGTTCGTGGCATCTGCGCTTGGATCGGCGGGCGCGCGGCCAGACGACGCCGGGCTCGTCGCCGAGGGCCTGGTGGCCGCCGACCTGCGCGGAGTGCACACGCACGGAGTGCTACGTGCCGGGATATACGTAACGCGGCTGCGGGCCGGCTCGATCAACCCCAACGCCTCGCTGGCCGTGGTCCGGAACACCGGCCCGGTGGTCGTGGTGGACGCCGGGGCCGGGTTCGGCATCGCGATGGCGGCCAGGGCGATGGACCTGGCAGCGGATCGGGCAGCAGCGGGCGGCGCCGGCTTCGTGGGCGTCCGCAACAGCAACCACTGCGGCATGCTGGCCTGGCTGGCGATGCGCGCGGTCGCCCGCGGAATGGTCGGCATGGTCATCAGCAACGCCGACTCCCAGGTCGCGCCCTGGGGCACCCGCGCCAAGTACCTGGGCACCAACCCGCTGGCGATCGCCGTGCCGGCCGCGGAGGAACCTCCGCTGGTCCTGGACATGGCCACAAGCGTCGTCCCCCACGCCCGGATCCAGGCGGCACAATCGCGCGGAGAGAGGATCGAGCCCGGGTGGGCGCTGGACTCGGAGGGACGGTCCACCACAGATCCCGCGACCGCGCTGCGCGGGGCGCTGCTGCCGTTCGGGGGTCCCAAGGGCTCAGGGATCTCTCTCATGATAGACGTGCTCGCAGGGCTGCTGACAGGAGCCCTTTCAGGACCGGCGATCGCACCTCTCTACGAGCAGCTCGACAGGCCCCAGGGTGCCGGCCACCTCATGCTGGCGCTGTTGGTCGAGGCCTTCGGGTCGAGGGCGGAGTTCGCCCGGCGCGTGGACCAACTGATAAGGGAGATCAGATCCCTGCCTCCTGCCGAGGGGTATGACCGGGTCTACCTGCCCGGTGAGATAGAGCACGAGAGGACGCTGGAGTATATGCGGGACGGAATCCCCCTGCCGGACCACGTGATCGAGGCCACTGGGCGTCTGGCCGCCGAGGTCGGCGTGGACGCCCCGCGGCCGCTGTGA
- a CDS encoding 3-oxoacyl-ACP reductase FabG, producing the protein MNLEGRKAIVTGAGRGIGRAVALRLASEGAAVLASDVDAAAAAAVAETIRARGHRAISAAADVSDWDAVVRTVEAARSEFGGLEILVNNAGIIRRGNLESMTLDDWHRVIAVNLTGTFYCCKAATPLLREAGWGRIINITSIAGKMGDIASAPGYGPSKAGVIALTKSLARELAPAGITVNAVAPHAVLTEMSAEWPAEKRAAILAGIPLGRLGTVDEVAAAVAFLASEEAGFITGETLDVNGGAWMD; encoded by the coding sequence ATGAACCTCGAGGGGCGTAAGGCAATCGTCACCGGCGCGGGAAGGGGGATCGGCCGCGCGGTCGCGCTGCGACTGGCCTCCGAGGGTGCCGCGGTGCTCGCAAGCGACGTGGACGCCGCAGCCGCAGCGGCCGTGGCCGAGACGATCAGGGCGCGCGGCCATCGGGCGATCTCCGCAGCAGCCGATGTCTCGGATTGGGACGCCGTGGTGCGCACGGTCGAGGCCGCGCGCTCCGAGTTCGGCGGCCTGGAGATCCTGGTGAACAACGCGGGCATCATCCGCAGGGGGAATCTCGAGTCTATGACCCTCGACGATTGGCACCGCGTGATCGCCGTCAACCTGACGGGCACCTTCTACTGTTGCAAGGCCGCGACCCCGCTCCTGAGGGAGGCCGGTTGGGGGAGGATCATCAACATCACCTCCATCGCCGGGAAGATGGGCGACATCGCCTCGGCCCCGGGCTACGGGCCTTCCAAGGCGGGTGTAATCGCTCTCACCAAGTCGCTCGCCCGCGAGCTGGCTCCGGCGGGCATTACGGTCAACGCCGTGGCTCCGCACGCCGTCCTGACCGAGATGAGCGCAGAGTGGCCGGCCGAGAAGCGCGCGGCGATCCTGGCAGGTATCCCGCTGGGCCGGCTGGGCACGGTGGACGAGGTGGCCGCTGCTGTTGCGTTCCTGGCGTCGGAGGAGGCCGGGTTTATCACAGGCGAGACCCTGGACGTGAACGGTGGGGCATGGATGGATTGA
- a CDS encoding zinc-binding dehydrogenase — protein sequence MLGVVKVGRGKGLVELRELEEPSPGPGEVKIRVGAAAICGSDLHIWRDAHPYWPPVVLGHEFAGTVSALGEGVTGYAVGDRVVSETSTGSCGVCFLCRSGNRHICPDKRAAGIGQNGAFAKYVIMPAGLLHRIPDGLGLEEAALGEPTAIAVHSVMERVGVRAGESVVITGPGPIGLLCLQVARASGAGPIVVGGTPADLPLRLPVAAATGADIVVNVAEEDLVERVMTLTGGAGADLAIEASGSAAAVEMLPRLVRRLGRICVLGVTGRPSVQFPWDAAVFRGLEVQFSFSSRHTSWTTALRLMGSGRVRARPLISMEVPLERWQEAFEAQAEGRAIKALLMPGASG from the coding sequence ATGCTGGGTGTCGTGAAGGTCGGACGCGGCAAGGGGCTCGTGGAGCTGCGCGAGTTGGAGGAGCCGTCGCCTGGCCCCGGCGAGGTGAAGATACGGGTGGGCGCAGCGGCCATCTGCGGGAGTGACCTCCACATATGGCGCGACGCTCATCCCTACTGGCCGCCGGTTGTGCTGGGACACGAGTTTGCAGGGACGGTGAGCGCGCTCGGTGAGGGAGTGACGGGATACGCCGTCGGAGACCGCGTTGTCTCCGAAACCAGCACCGGGAGCTGCGGTGTCTGCTTCCTGTGCAGGAGCGGCAACAGGCACATCTGCCCTGACAAGCGGGCCGCCGGCATCGGCCAGAACGGCGCCTTCGCCAAATACGTCATCATGCCCGCCGGACTGCTGCATCGGATCCCGGATGGGCTCGGGCTCGAGGAGGCCGCGCTCGGCGAGCCGACGGCGATCGCCGTCCACTCGGTGATGGAGCGCGTCGGGGTACGCGCCGGCGAGAGCGTGGTCATCACCGGGCCAGGACCGATCGGGCTGCTCTGCCTCCAGGTGGCGCGTGCTTCGGGCGCAGGACCGATAGTCGTCGGCGGCACGCCGGCCGATCTGCCGCTGCGCCTTCCTGTCGCGGCGGCTACGGGAGCGGACATCGTCGTCAACGTCGCCGAGGAGGACCTGGTGGAGAGGGTGATGACCCTGACCGGTGGTGCCGGCGCCGACCTCGCGATCGAGGCCTCGGGCTCCGCCGCAGCCGTGGAGATGCTGCCCCGCCTCGTTCGGCGGCTCGGGAGGATCTGCGTGCTGGGTGTCACAGGGCGGCCCTCCGTGCAGTTCCCGTGGGATGCGGCCGTGTTCCGGGGGCTGGAGGTGCAGTTCTCGTTCAGCAGCCGGCACACGAGCTGGACCACCGCGCTCCGGCTGATGGGCTCGGGCCGAGTGAGGGCGCGGCCGCTGATCTCGATGGAGGTTCCGCTAGAGCGATGGCAGGAGGCGTTCGAGGCCCAGGCAGAGGGGCGCGCGATCAAGGCCCTGCTCATGCCCGGGGCGAGCGGGTGA
- a CDS encoding carbohydrate ABC transporter permease → MTDSPILYSRSRLVLSGVYAFAALVGIFVFFPFVWMILTSLKTETEALRIPVIWFPERATIEAYTTMWVRKNYATYFLNSTIVSTTTALISTLLGAMAGYGFSRFALRGRGFLMGLVLTTQMLPGVLVVGPYFRILSEVGLYDTRTGLIIAFLTICLPFATWMLKGFIDGIPTELDEAATVDGCGRFAIFFRIVLPLVRPGMVATMLFAFLLAWGDLLWVATLTHSEGMVTVTLAIARTVQEFYVAWPELMAGALLGGFPGIVLYLLMQRWLVAGLTAGAVKQ, encoded by the coding sequence ATGACCGACTCGCCCATCCTATACAGCCGCTCGCGGCTGGTGCTCTCCGGCGTGTACGCCTTCGCCGCCCTGGTCGGCATCTTCGTCTTCTTCCCGTTCGTCTGGATGATACTGACGTCGCTCAAGACGGAGACAGAGGCGCTGCGCATCCCCGTGATATGGTTCCCGGAGCGCGCGACCATCGAGGCCTACACCACGATGTGGGTGAGGAAGAACTACGCGACCTACTTCCTCAACAGCACGATCGTCTCGACTACGACCGCCCTGATCTCGACGCTGCTGGGCGCGATGGCGGGCTATGGCTTCTCGCGCTTCGCCCTGCGCGGCCGCGGCTTCCTGATGGGCCTAGTCCTCACCACGCAGATGCTCCCCGGGGTCCTGGTGGTGGGGCCCTACTTCCGGATCCTCTCGGAGGTAGGTCTCTACGACACCCGCACAGGGCTGATAATCGCCTTCCTGACGATCTGCCTGCCGTTCGCCACCTGGATGCTCAAGGGATTCATAGATGGGATCCCGACCGAACTGGACGAGGCCGCGACCGTGGACGGGTGCGGCAGGTTCGCCATCTTCTTTCGGATCGTGCTGCCGCTCGTGAGGCCGGGAATGGTGGCGACGATGCTCTTCGCCTTCCTGCTCGCCTGGGGAGACCTGCTGTGGGTGGCGACCCTGACGCACAGCGAGGGTATGGTGACGGTCACGCTGGCGATCGCGCGGACCGTTCAGGAGTTCTACGTCGCCTGGCCCGAGCTGATGGCCGGCGCGCTCCTGGGAGGGTTTCCAGGGATAGTCTTGTACCTGCTCATGCAGCGGTGGCTGGTTGCCGGGCTGACCGCGGGCGCTGTGAAGCAGTAG
- a CDS encoding sugar ABC transporter permease produces MKRPLGLPRLRDRHMGYVFVAPTLVLLVAVLAYPAYHSLRFSLSPRGSAGAGLTLVQYLTLFRDGLFHQVVWQTVLFVAASVALHVVLGLAVALAVNRPLWGRTAFRILALLPWVVPDVVAGIVWKWVLNPLYGVLNDALFRIGAIANPLEWLTDPRLVMPSVILANVWRGFPFVMIIFLAGLQSIPTELYEAAAIDGAGTVKRFRFVTLPGLRRVMIVALALDTIWEARRFGLVQAMTGGGPGTLTEVLSTQVFKQYFQFFKFEYASAMAIAMTGLLLLVSIPYVRMVVRQE; encoded by the coding sequence GTGAAGCGTCCGCTGGGGCTCCCCCGACTGCGCGACCGGCACATGGGCTACGTCTTCGTGGCCCCTACCCTGGTCCTGCTCGTGGCGGTCCTGGCTTACCCCGCCTACCACAGTCTGCGGTTCAGTCTCAGTCCGCGCGGCTCAGCCGGGGCAGGCCTGACACTGGTTCAGTACCTGACGCTCTTCCGGGACGGCCTTTTCCACCAGGTGGTGTGGCAGACCGTCCTGTTCGTTGCGGCCAGTGTCGCGCTGCATGTTGTCCTTGGGCTGGCCGTGGCCCTGGCGGTGAACCGGCCGCTGTGGGGCAGGACGGCCTTCCGCATACTGGCCCTCCTGCCCTGGGTAGTGCCCGACGTTGTGGCAGGGATCGTATGGAAGTGGGTGCTCAACCCTCTCTACGGGGTGTTGAACGACGCGCTGTTCCGCATCGGGGCCATCGCCAACCCGCTGGAGTGGCTGACGGACCCGCGGTTGGTGATGCCGAGCGTCATACTCGCGAACGTCTGGCGCGGGTTTCCCTTCGTGATGATCATCTTCCTCGCCGGGCTGCAGAGCATCCCAACGGAGCTCTACGAGGCGGCCGCAATAGACGGGGCCGGGACGGTGAAGCGGTTCAGGTTTGTGACGCTGCCCGGGCTCCGGCGGGTCATGATCGTGGCCCTGGCGCTGGACACGATCTGGGAGGCCCGCCGGTTCGGGCTCGTACAGGCGATGACTGGCGGAGGACCCGGCACGCTGACCGAGGTCCTCTCCACGCAGGTATTCAAGCAGTACTTCCAGTTCTTCAAGTTCGAGTACGCGTCCGCGATGGCCATCGCCATGACGGGGCTGTTGCTCCTCGTGTCGATCCCTTACGTGCGGATGGTCGTCCGCCAGGAGTAA
- a CDS encoding sugar ABC transporter substrate-binding protein encodes MRRTRTRTAVTFGALMVIVLAASFLTPARSQDIVTLRFSNWHFVETVWGKSLREAINVFESQNPGIRVTPEPISYGEKEPRYQAECAARRMPDVVKLHNFSLTMFFELGCAADLTPFVQKERPGFIDAWDPAAIKVMTHRGRLMALPQDYMSMVIIYNREMFKAAGLDPNKPPKNWAEFLEYNKRLTRDTDGDGRVDQWGFSIPAAKGPGLPLRILPVVWSFGADILTPDGRRSAMDSREFREAFNYIIELVTVHKVVPPGVTTFGPGDVRTQMAHRRVAMKVGSGWSYPIINAINPGLNAAETLEAAPMPVGKTQISAAWLSGWLMSPHTRHPEAAWKFIRFLGSKEIEKKFFYDNRVISSRKDVNSLPMVQTDKFSRVIWAQTKHARLEPLIKEWPEIFDAFATALQEAMTGAKATDRALSDAHARVNSILGAR; translated from the coding sequence CACCCTGCGATTCTCCAACTGGCACTTCGTCGAGACCGTCTGGGGCAAGTCGCTCCGCGAGGCGATCAACGTCTTCGAGAGCCAGAACCCCGGCATCCGGGTGACCCCCGAGCCCATCTCCTACGGCGAGAAGGAGCCACGCTATCAGGCCGAGTGCGCGGCCCGCAGGATGCCCGATGTCGTCAAGCTCCACAACTTCTCCCTCACCATGTTCTTCGAGCTGGGCTGCGCCGCGGACCTGACGCCGTTCGTCCAGAAGGAGAGGCCGGGCTTCATTGACGCCTGGGACCCGGCCGCCATCAAGGTCATGACCCACAGGGGCCGCCTGATGGCGCTCCCACAGGACTACATGTCCATGGTGATCATCTACAACCGCGAGATGTTCAAGGCCGCCGGGCTCGATCCCAACAAGCCGCCGAAGAACTGGGCGGAGTTCCTCGAGTACAACAAGCGCCTGACACGCGATACCGACGGCGACGGCCGCGTTGATCAGTGGGGCTTCAGCATACCGGCGGCCAAGGGTCCTGGTCTGCCGCTGCGCATCCTGCCGGTGGTCTGGAGCTTCGGCGCGGACATCCTGACGCCTGATGGCCGCCGCTCCGCGATGGACTCGCGGGAGTTTCGGGAGGCGTTCAACTACATCATCGAGCTGGTCACGGTTCACAAGGTCGTGCCCCCCGGCGTGACGACCTTCGGTCCCGGCGACGTGCGCACGCAGATGGCGCACCGCCGCGTCGCGATGAAGGTCGGCTCCGGCTGGTCCTACCCGATCATCAACGCAATCAACCCGGGCCTGAACGCCGCCGAGACGCTTGAGGCGGCGCCGATGCCCGTGGGCAAGACGCAGATCTCGGCCGCCTGGCTCTCGGGATGGCTGATGAGCCCGCATACCCGGCATCCCGAGGCCGCCTGGAAGTTCATCAGGTTCCTGGGCAGCAAGGAGATCGAGAAGAAGTTCTTCTACGACAACCGGGTGATCTCGTCCCGCAAGGACGTGAACTCGCTCCCCATGGTGCAGACCGACAAGTTCTCCCGCGTCATCTGGGCGCAGACCAAGCACGCCCGCCTCGAGCCGCTGATCAAGGAGTGGCCCGAGATCTTCGACGCGTTTGCCACGGCGCTCCAGGAGGCGATGACGGGCGCGAAGGCCACTGATCGGGCGCTTTCGGACGCGCACGCGCGCGTGAACTCGATCCTGGGGGCGCGGTAG